The window atttatcgAACATGAATTCAATCACATGGTAATAATAATGTTGGCTACTTCTATCATTTATTGATTTAgtagaaattaaatatcattCATAAGAGGCTTGCATTAAAGTATAAATTTTacgatatattttatttttttaacctatttttttctAGTTGACATATACTCGACTATGCGGAAAATCTAACTTAACCAAAATACCAagatcaacaaaaaacaaacattttaaaaatagcaaCTTCAAACTcaactaaaatgaatttgaaattgattaAACTATTTCATATCGTgtcttgtttcatttttatttatggtACCACAAATCGAGTTTAATGGTGTgtttttaaagcattttcaaGTGTTCGGAGGGTGAATGAAATGTGTAAAGGTAGATAGAAGATTCCAAATAATAGGTAATGATATGAGAAGTCAAAACAAGCTAAGAAAGCATGGGAAACAATGTTTGAGCATACGGGAATCCCGATCAGTGAATTCGAATATAAAGTAAAAACCTTAGATGATCATAGGTCGTGCATAAGTGCCACATTTTCGATATAGAATAGTTTGTGCGAGCGAATTACAATGCACTCTATACATACAAGCGAACAACATCAAAATATGCTCAGCTGCACAACCCAAACATGAAGACCTATGAGTGAACCACACCAATAAATTGCTATGTGTAAGCAAATAGCCTTTTTGTGAAAATGCATACTCGAATCACATAGCAACTTACCACACGTATTGTTTCACGTAAtcatataagttttaaaattaattgcaTCATCCACAAATACGCATAAGCATTTTGAAGCACCTCATGCATGCATTGAGAAAAATAGCACTACACAAACAAATTAGTATAACATATGTGTGCCTTTACGTAAACAACTAATTGGTCATGGGAAGAATATCGATTATGGATACATATTTATCCATTACTCTTAAGCATCTTCTACTAGGCATACTAATGTGAATGAATGACTTATATTTAAGCATAATCGAGAGTTGATTCCCATACATGGAAAACATTTAGCGATATATGGTAAATCCACCTTGCTCACAAACCACAACCTTCTAAAGTAGATCATCTCATTTATTTCACAATCCAATATGTGTTATAAGATATTTAGCAGTCATATACTTAATTGTATCATAattcaaatttctaaatattaagcAAGGAACATCATGTTTACCATCACCTAACAATGACACctcgttttatttattttttttcaattattgttaTCATCATTATCCTCGATATCCATGATATTCTCATTTACATCATCCTTATAAAAGAACTACGTATCATCATTGTCATTCTTAGGTGGCATATTAATACAATTGTCAACTATTATCATAACTAATTTAGTTGTCATGCCCAAATCCACATCATTTATGGGTTTTATATCATTCCTATAACTTTGCATATGCGTAGAGCAGTAGGCCTTTTCCTCCACCATTGACATACTTGGACCAACACTTTCATTATGCATTAGTATGGTAAAGCCACTGGGTACTAATTAATGATCTATTAGAAGAGTTTGGTAAGATATTTCATTGGTTTTCAATGGTTAGGACTATGCCACAACAATGAACATCGTTCTTACATCATTATCGTCTCAAATAGCGAAAATGACATAATCAACATTACTactttaatttgataaaaaaaaagaattttaagatACAATAGTTAACATGGGAGAAgtataattaatatttgatgACTAAAACACCCTTCTTGGGACAATGATTATAACACACCCCATTAAgccaaataaacattttattattagtGCGAGATGATATTGTAGTATCACTATCACCAAACCtattaaagataaataagaTCAATAAAGAATTAcgataattaataaatttgattttgttagCAATACGTGTATTGTGTGACtaatccatttttaaattttttattaatagtaATCATAAGCACAAAATCAACTTTTGTAATTTACCCAAAtcatatgcaaaaaaaaaaaattattattattttataatttataattttatattttaaatcatttaaaaatttatgggtTAAATGCACTTTACCTCCTCAACGTTTTACATGTTTTAAACTCTACCTTCTTCACTGTAAAGCTGCCAATCTATAGTTAATTATACTCAAATTTGAactaaatttcattaatttttttaaaaataaatggatgGGGCAAAAAAATTCTTATGCCCAGGTCTGCCCTTCCcagtttaaattttttgattgaaataagaaagaaaatagatttaTACAAGGGTGTCCCCGGTTAGCACCCTTACCATGCCTAGTGGGATAGGTATATTAGCCTCTATAATCAATCCATGTATATTAGTTGGGAAACCGGTTCGACCCGCAAATATAATTCCGGTTTGACGAACAGCCCGGTTCTTATATAAATGTTTGTTCGGTCAACCGCCACGCTTAAACCCTCAAAAACCTAACACTGCGTCGCCTCCgctttctcttcctcttctcGGTCTCTTCTCACTTACCCTTTCCTCTTTGCATCTTCCCCGTCTGACACAGAAGAAACGGCCAATCGGAAGCCCTAAAATTTTTCTGGGGGTTGGATTTTGGCCACCGAAATGCTCGAGGCTTATCGGAATAGCTCGTTAGATTGGAATCCCTCCCCAGTTGTAGCCCTAGCAACCAGCGTCGACGACTCGCAAGTTGCCGCCGCTCGGGAAGACGGTTCCGTTGAGATATGGCTCGTCTCTCCCGGCTCCGTCGGCTGGCATTGTCAACTGGTAAATTTAGTCCTTTAACCTCATAGGCAGTTTTGGTTTTCTGCGTCCTATAGTGTGTATTTGCTGACCCCATTGATTCATTTTAATGCGTAGACTATGCACGGAAACCCTAATTCCAGAGTTTCATCGCTTGTTTGGTGTCGCTCTGGTTCGAAAAACATGCCTTCAGGTCGTTTGTTTTCTAGCAGTATTGATGGATCAGTTTCAGAGTGGGATCTTTTTGACTTGAAGCAAAAGGTAAATACTATGTTTGGGAGAATCATATTTAGGTTTTTTGTGTGTGTGAAAGAAAAAGGTGCTAGAATTGTTTTGAACTATGGTGTTATTTTAGCTTACTTGTGAAGAATTGGATTGATCGATTGGTTTCTATCATGCCATCCAAGGCAATGTGATTAGCATAACTTTCATCAACTGGTATTTTATGTCATACATTACACATCACCCACCCTTGCCTCTTCCCTGCCTTGTGTATTTTGGTGTGCTTTTTATATCATATTCTctctttattttcctattaaaaaaatttatatgcatATTGCCCTTATGGTTATTTATCTAtccatttcaataaaaaaaactgagCAAAATTATGGATCCTAAATTTTCCTCCATTCAATGCCATTTAAGCACAAAGTATATAGTAATTTGTCAATCCTAGAAATGATTTTAGTGGGTAATTCAAGAGTGGTTTatacccatcaaaaaaaaaaaaaaagtggtttatGAGAGGATTTCACAAAGAATAGCTTGAACTAGTAGTTGTATTCATGGGATAACTTGACTtgatttttatgtattttcagATTGTGTTAGATTCAATTGGGGTCTCGATATGGCAGATGGCTGCAGCACCTTACAATGATGCATGTCTTACTCAGCATGAGTTACAACGTGTCGGGAAtggatatttaaatgataaattaaataatgcGGAGGATGAAGATATGGAGACCAGTGAAAGCGAAGATGATGATTCGGTTGAACTCCATGAGGTATCGGTCTTTGAAAATCCACGTGTAGCGATGGGTTGTGATGATGGTTGTGTGCGAGTATACAGTATTACCATTTCAGATGAGTTAACTTACAATAAATCATTGCCTAGGGTCAGTGGTGAGAATCAACACCTTCTGGTCAACTGaccttatttttcaatttattgcTTGTATTTTATTTAGTGATTTTCTTGTCATATTAATATTTACAGGGCGAATATTAAGCGTGACATGGAGTCCCAACGCAAGTATGATATACTCAGGGAGTAGTGATGGGTATGTACAACATTTATGTAACATGACCGTATTTATGGTTGCTAAAATATAATGCATGTTTCACTTATCTATACTATTAGTACTTTATTGAAAGAGTAAGGATCctgcctttttattttttaaaaccttgttatttttttccatcatgCTCCAGTGATccataataaatatatactttgaAAATCGTGCGATTGTTTGTCAATGGCTTTAGTGGATTAATGGCAGTTTATGGCTTTAGTGGATTAATGGCAGTTTATGGCTTTAGTGaagttgaatatttttttaatctccagTTCTATTCTAGCCACTTTTTGTTATTGTGCTTTGTGTTGTTAATTTCCTATCCTAAATGACACTTTACAGGTTTATAAGATGCTGGGATGCTAAATTGGCTCATGAGATTTACAGAATAACAGTTGGGCTTGGAGGGTTAGGGAGTGGACCGGAACTTTGTATATGGTCATTACTTGCCCTGAGGTAAAACTTATATCTGTTTATGGTTATCAATGGCTGCTGGATACTTCcagatattttattaaaatagctGAATTTTGTTAATTTCAGGTGTGGTACACTAGTTAGTGGAGATAGTAATGGTAGTGTTCAGTTTTGGGACAGTCAGCACGGAACTCTTTTGCAGGCACATTCTTTGCACAAGGGTGATGTCAATGCTCTGGCAGCAGCGCCTAGTCATAACAGGGTGTTCTCTGCTGGTTCTGATGGTCAGGTGTGGAATTTgttcttttagatatttaaatTGTTCTTAACTTCGCATTGAATTTGCATTGTTGATTTAATaggtaaagtttatatatgCTCCCAAAATATGCTCATTGTgcaattttttgtttaagatTTCTTTGATTCCGCTCAATGGAATAGCAAGTAAACTAAGCTGTTATGTCACAGTCTTATTCATATTAACCATTACCACTCTACAAATGATGGTTTTCTTGTGTTACTGTGATGACAATCAATACCCAGGCAAAAGTTCTACATGGTCTAGTAAATGATTTCTCACCAAATTAGTAACTGTGAAGTAAATGGTACCATTGGTAGCCTCTGAAAACTGATAGGAATAATAGAGTGTGCTAGTGCTTATGCTAATCCAGCCGAGCAGTGTCGAGTTATTACAGGTGGCATGATAGGACAAATCAAGTAAACATTTTGATTGCTAAGAAATAAACATTTAACCCGTTATGATCTTGAAGAAAGTTTGGAAAATAGGCCCAAACTGGAAGTTGCTATCTTTTATGGATTGTTATAGCCTTTTTCCTTCCAGACTAATCATCTACAATCTATCCATTTTTCTAGTGAGATCCACTTATGAGGTTCTAACTCATAAGTACTTGGTTGGTTTTGGGATTTGCTGGTTGTCTCAAGCTCTATTTAGCTCTTCAAGCTCACAATGGAAGTCgtataaactttttttctttctttctttctttttttgataggtatttctttctttatttcctttttttttttataggtatttctttctttcttttatttttatttttattttttatttcatttctaaaacCCACTAGTAGTTAGCCTGTGTCAAGTGTTGGAGTTATTGGCTGAAGAATTGCAGCATTGCTGTGAGAGGATCAGTTTATTGCTGGAGAAGACAGTTtcatcttttctctttttttgtggtttttctttttctttttttgttttttgttttaaaagaaatttggcAGGAGGTTGTCTGTTGTCTGAGTTTAAGATTGTGTTCAAAACCTTGTAATTTGGGTGACATCTCTGCTCCTAAATCTCTCAATTTCGatatcttttttcaaattttgatcttATAAATTGTTAGGCTGGTGCAGTGATGTGGCCTTCTGAGTCCTTGACTTAGTTCCCAGCCAAGGAGGTATTGTGCTTGAGGGTGCCTCCAAAGGCATGCTTCTTTGTTTCAGAGGCAGTGTAGGAAAAGATTTTTACAACTGATTTGCTTATGAGGATGGGATGTACTTTGGTTAACAGGTGTTGCTTGTGTAAAGGGGTAGAGGGTGCTGCTGTAGGCATGGTTCTTTTTTCAGAGATTGTGGGAAAAGATTCTAACAACTGATTAGCTTATGAGAAGGTAATGGACTTTGGTCAACAGATGTTGCTTGTGTAAAAGAGGAAATGAATTAACAGACCATTTACTTATCCATTTTGATAAGGCTAAGGCTACCATGCTGTCACAGTGGTTGCCTTGCTTGGTAAAGGATTTGATTTTGAGTTGGCATGGCAGTTTTGCAGTTAAGCAGAGTTTGAATGCATGGAGGATGATACGTTTACGGTTGTTGCTTTGTATTTAGAAAGCAAAAAACAATACTTGAAGGTGCAGTGCATGGGTTCTGATTTGTGGTGGGTTCTGAGTTAGTTCTCTCTGTAGTTGTGGAGGCATTATTTTGTATACTTTCTGCTTGGATGGGTTGGTTCTCCTTCATTAGGCATTTACTAGTATATTTgcttatatatatgtgtgtgtgtgtgtatggagagagggagggggagagagagagtttaTTCCTTTTCTCATGGTACCCATGACATAATTTCATATTCAACATGTTAAGGGAACCCTTCCTCAATCcaccaaaaaaatgtttttggattaatataattaatgagGTAGCATAGAACTAGCTTGGTACAGAATGCTTTTCTGTTTTCCTCATTTATTTGGTTGCATTTGACTTTCTAACCTCTTGGAATTATGTTTCTTGTTTTGATATGCAAAGTAGATGCAATAGAAGCCCTCCCCACCCAACAGGCTCACACTCTATGTAATAGTATTCTCTTGGAATTAGGTTATTATCTTTGTGTGTCTTAATTGAGAGCTGTGATCCAAAATTATAACCACTTCTACACTGTTTTGGGTGCTTTTAGTTTTCAAGATGATGTGATTATTTCTAGCTTTATTATAATCAATACATTTATGCTGTTATGCTGTCAACATGGGTCAGCGTGTACTGGCATAAAGTTTCTGATCCTTAATCCAGTTCCTTCATCAATTCACTAATCCTCTGGGCTTTTTTCATAATTAGTGAATGAACTACTGCTGATATTGCATGATAATTCTAAAGTCTATGATGCTGCTTCTAGACCCAGTTGATTGATCAGGTGCTATTTTGTCTAATGTTTGTTGAATCTATTTGCAGGTTATTCTTTATAAACTCTCTAGTAGTGATGACACTTCTTCAAAGGGGATAAAGAAATGGATCTATGTTAGTTATGTAAGAGCTCATACGCATGACGTCAGGGCCTTGACAGTTGCAGTACCCATCAGCCAAGAAGGTTTTTCCATGATTTATgctctttttctctcttgatCCTTGTTTACACATTGTTTATCATTTTGTTCTACTGTAGTCTTTTAACACATACCTTGTGTTTCAGTTCTCTTACTATGCTCTTTCTATTGgcagatcaattggccgatgaAAAGGATAAAAGGATTCATTGTAAAGAAAAGACCGTTgataaaaaggataaaagaatTCGTCGTAAAGAAAAGCCTGTTGACTTTAGTTATCATAAATGGGCCCACCTGGGGGTTCCCATGCTAGTATCAGCAGGTGATGACACAAAGCTTTTTGCTTACTCTGTCAAAGAGTTCACGAAGTTCAGGCCACATGATATTTGCCCTGCACCTCAAAGAGTAGCAATGCAATTGGTTCTTGATACTGATGTCAATAAAATGCCTTTGCTTCTAGTCCAGGCTTCTTATTGGTTAGATATTCTATGCATTCACACAAAAAGTGGTTCTGTTACTGATATGGGGTCTAGCTCTTATGGGGCCCTTGCAACAACAGATCTGCTGGTTCGAGTTAAGAGTAAGGCATCTCGGAAGATCATTTGCAGCACCATTTCTGCTTCAGGGTCGCTTTTTGCATATTCTGACCATGTAAAACCTAGCCTCTTTGAATTGAAAAGTGCTCATGGTAGGAGTGCATGGACTGTTAATAAAAGGCAACTTCCTCAAAAACTCCCATTCGCCCATTCCATGGTTTTTAGTTGTGATTCTTCTCGGTTGATGATAGCAGCTTATGATAGACGGATATATGTGAGTATTCTCTTTTTGGCTCAATTTATGTTATTctgttcttttgtttgtttctttataTTCTGACTCTGGACCCCCATAGTattttataattcatatttGTTACATCATGGGTTCATCCTTCAATAGTGACATCTTATAAGTCACTATTGTGGTTCTTTTGAGAGGAATCCCTTGGGGAAGATTGATTGCAGCTGGGTTAAATCCTTATGCCTAAAGATAAGTTTCTGATAGGTAAAGCCAAAATTATTAGTAGGTGCCTAAAAACAAGGGGGTGTGATCCAAGTACATAGGATGTTTACTAAGAGCATCAAAGCAACATAACAGTGGAATTCTGAATATGTTTTTCACTTGAAACTAATGATATATCTTTGAGCCTGTGTTGTATGTTATAGATTTCTTTTGCAAGTGTTAGGGGAAATGGTGTTGTCAAGCAAAAGATTGACCATTTTTGCTGTCTGAATCTTTGAGTTGGCATTGCATGTTATGGATTTCTTTTGCAAGTGTTAAGAGTATATGGTGCTGTCAGGCACTTGATACACTATCTCTCATAACTTTCTTCCAGTGTAAAATTTGTTCTCTAATTCCATACATAATGGTTCATCATTCTCTTAAAAGACAT is drawn from Vitis riparia cultivar Riparia Gloire de Montpellier isolate 1030 chromosome 18, EGFV_Vit.rip_1.0, whole genome shotgun sequence and contains these coding sequences:
- the LOC117906995 gene encoding WD repeat-containing protein PCN-like isoform X1, which produces MLEAYRNSSLDWNPSPVVALATSVDDSQVAAAREDGSVEIWLVSPGSVGWHCQLTMHGNPNSRVSSLVWCRSGSKNMPSGRLFSSSIDGSVSEWDLFDLKQKIVLDSIGVSIWQMAAAPYNDACLTQHELQRVGNGYLNDKLNNAEDEDMETSESEDDDSVELHEVSVFENPRVAMGCDDGCVRVYSITISDELTYNKSLPRVSGRILSVTWSPNASMIYSGSSDGFIRCWDAKLAHEIYRITVGLGGLGSGPELCIWSLLALRCGTLVSGDSNGSVQFWDSQHGTLLQAHSLHKGDVNALAAAPSHNRVFSAGSDGQVILYKLSSSDDTSSKGIKKWIYVSYVRAHTHDVRALTVAVPISQEDQLADEKDKRIHCKEKTVDKKDKRIRRKEKPVDFSYHKWAHLGVPMLVSAGDDTKLFAYSVKEFTKFRPHDICPAPQRVAMQLVLDTDVNKMPLLLVQASYWLDILCIHTKSGSVTDMGSSSYGALATTDLLVRVKSKASRKIICSTISASGSLFAYSDHVKPSLFELKSAHGRSAWTVNKRQLPQKLPFAHSMVFSCDSSRLMIAAYDRRIYVVDVGSSELVHTFTPYREEHDEESPPGEPPITRMYTSSDGQWLAAINCFGDVYIFNLEIQSLWHRQHWFISRMDGASVTAGGFPPQNNNVLIITTSSNRVYAFDVEAKQLGEWSIQHTFVLPRRYQEFPGEVIGLSFPISSSSSTVIVYSARAMCLIDFGMPVDQEDERDLINSQDSAIIKKLQNSPINGRLKRKLKESGLDTKLNDRKNFEFCAFRDPVLFVGHLSKNSLLIIDKPWADVVRTFSAPVHRHIFGT
- the LOC117906995 gene encoding WD repeat-containing protein PCN-like isoform X2; this translates as MLEAYRNSSLDWNPSPVVALATSVDDSQVAAAREDGSVEIWLVSPGSVGWHCQLTMHGNPNSRVSSLVWCRSGSKNMPSGRLFSSSIDGSVSEWDLFDLKQKIVLDSIGVSIWQMAAAPYNDACLTQHELQRVGNGYLNDKLNNAEDEDMETSESEDDDSVELHEVSVFENPRVAMGCDDGCVRVYSITISDELTYNKSLPRVSGRILSVTWSPNASMIYSGSSDGFIRCWDAKLAHEIYRITVGLGGLGSGPELCIWSLLALRCGTLVSGDSNGSVQFWDSQHGTLLQAHSLHKGDVNALAAAPSHNRVFSAGSDGQVILYKLSSSDDTSSKGIKKWIYVSYVRAHTHDVRALTVAVPISQEDQLADEKDKRIHCKEKTVDKKDKRIRRKEKPVDFSYHKWAHLGVPMLVSAGDDTKLFAYSVKEFTKFRPHDICPAPQRVAMQLVLDTDVNKMPLLLVQASYWLDILCIHTKSGSVTDMGSSSYGALATTDLLVRVKSKASRKIICSTISASGSLFAYSDHVKPSLFELKSAHGRSAWTVNKRQLPQKLPFAHSMVFSCDSSRLMIAAYDRRIYVVDVGSSELVHTFTPYREEHDEESPPGEPPITRMYTSSDGQWLAAINCFGDVYIFNLEIQRQHWFISRMDGASVTAGGFPPQNNNVLIITTSSNRVYAFDVEAKQLGEWSIQHTFVLPRRYQEFPGEVIGLSFPISSSSSTVIVYSARAMCLIDFGMPVDQEDERDLINSQDSAIIKKLQNSPINGRLKRKLKESGLDTKLNDRKNFEFCAFRDPVLFVGHLSKNSLLIIDKPWADVVRTFSAPVHRHIFGT